One window of the Klebsiella sp. WP3-W18-ESBL-02 genome contains the following:
- a CDS encoding alginate lyase family protein gives MKLYTLDENCLENARAGLKQPFSPLQLALSKLVAEADQLRREPPESVVHKKLRPASGDAHDYYSLGTYWWPNPRRPNGLPYIRRDGHINPQCENNDTDTSRIIRMCERCLTLGLAWYFTGQRQYAQAAAQQIRCWFLDADTRMNPHLNYGQAIPGIVSGRGTGLIDTRLLWMVVDTIGLINGASVLDTDDIIGLHQWFRDFNHWMYYSEIGHSEYVWHNNHGTWYDAQRAVNALFYGDKGLVARIIEQGITQRMAAQIDQDGKQTMELERTIPFHYSLFNLEAHLLLNRYAEHVEFDRWNHIRDGRGVKQGIDYLVPFIREPDLWPYSDLQGIVWDSALRVLLQTVRGYPKQSASYRDVLKCLPQETLQLKEQLMWCPGL, from the coding sequence ATGAAGCTGTACACCCTTGATGAAAATTGCCTTGAAAACGCCCGCGCGGGGCTGAAACAGCCGTTTTCGCCGCTGCAGCTGGCGCTGAGCAAGCTGGTGGCCGAGGCGGACCAGCTTCGGCGCGAGCCGCCGGAAAGCGTGGTGCATAAGAAGCTGCGCCCGGCGAGCGGCGATGCGCATGATTATTACAGTCTGGGCACCTACTGGTGGCCCAATCCCCGGCGGCCCAACGGGCTGCCGTATATTCGCCGCGACGGGCACATTAACCCGCAGTGTGAAAATAACGATACCGACACGTCGCGAATTATCCGCATGTGTGAACGCTGCCTGACTTTAGGTTTAGCGTGGTATTTCACCGGTCAGCGTCAGTACGCGCAGGCTGCGGCGCAGCAGATACGCTGCTGGTTCCTTGACGCGGATACGCGTATGAACCCGCATCTGAACTATGGCCAGGCCATTCCGGGGATTGTTTCCGGGCGCGGCACCGGGCTTATCGATACCCGCCTGCTGTGGATGGTGGTGGACACCATCGGGCTGATTAACGGCGCCAGCGTACTGGATACCGACGATATTATCGGTTTACACCAGTGGTTCCGCGACTTTAACCACTGGATGTACTACAGCGAAATCGGCCATTCTGAATACGTCTGGCACAACAACCACGGCACCTGGTACGACGCCCAGCGCGCGGTGAATGCGTTGTTCTACGGTGACAAAGGGCTGGTGGCGAGGATTATTGAGCAGGGGATCACCCAGCGTATGGCGGCGCAGATTGACCAGGACGGCAAGCAGACGATGGAACTGGAGCGCACCATTCCGTTCCACTACTCGCTGTTTAACCTTGAGGCGCACCTGCTGCTCAACCGCTATGCCGAGCACGTTGAGTTCGATCGCTGGAACCACATTCGTGACGGGCGCGGGGTGAAGCAGGGAATTGACTACCTGGTACCGTTTATCCGCGAACCGGATCTCTGGCCATACAGCGATTTGCAGGGGATTGTCTGGGACAGCGCGCTGCGCGTCCTGTTGCAGACGGTGCGCGGGTATCCGAAGCAGTCGGCGAGCTATCGTGACGTGCTGAAGTGCTTGCCGCAGGAGACGCTACAGTTGAAAGAGCAGCTGATGTGGTGTCCGGGATTGTAG
- a CDS encoding carbohydrate ABC transporter permease codes for MTLHETKSSPLKQAASPDATGWLTAKRKRALIPWLFLAPALVIFSWFKFIPMIQGLVMSFYKVNFNQPDEWVGFANFTRAFADVELHAAVVNTLLYVLVTMFAAAILAFFLAMLLEGPARHLRFIRTAIFLPAVTSAAIVAEMWRILFNPTPNGVVNHILSWFGVADQGFLASSDQALGVIMLLHIWKAVPYNMVIFIAGLAGISRDLYDAANVDGANWWNRLRYVTLPGMIPALSVVLMLSFIRGFRVFAEVYATTGGGPSNATEMIMTHIYKLGFEQFDYGYASAVSFLLFAFTVVLTICHLTLKKRIARY; via the coding sequence ATGACGCTGCATGAGACGAAGTCCTCGCCGCTAAAGCAAGCCGCTTCGCCTGACGCGACCGGCTGGCTGACGGCAAAGCGCAAACGGGCGCTGATACCCTGGCTGTTTCTCGCCCCGGCGCTGGTGATCTTCAGCTGGTTTAAGTTTATCCCGATGATCCAGGGTCTGGTGATGAGCTTTTATAAGGTCAACTTTAACCAGCCGGACGAATGGGTGGGGTTCGCGAACTTTACCCGTGCCTTTGCCGACGTGGAGCTGCACGCGGCGGTCGTCAACACGTTGCTGTACGTATTAGTGACGATGTTTGCGGCCGCAATTCTCGCGTTCTTCCTCGCGATGCTGCTGGAAGGCCCGGCGCGCCATTTGCGTTTCATCCGTACCGCCATCTTCCTGCCTGCGGTAACCAGTGCGGCGATTGTCGCCGAAATGTGGCGTATTTTGTTCAACCCAACGCCGAATGGGGTGGTAAACCATATTCTCAGCTGGTTTGGCGTGGCCGACCAGGGGTTTCTGGCCAGCTCCGATCAGGCGCTTGGGGTGATTATGTTGCTGCATATCTGGAAAGCGGTGCCCTACAACATGGTGATTTTCATCGCCGGGCTGGCAGGCATTAGCCGCGATCTGTACGACGCCGCCAACGTCGACGGCGCAAACTGGTGGAACCGCCTGCGCTACGTCACGCTGCCCGGCATGATCCCCGCGCTGTCGGTAGTGCTGATGCTTTCGTTCATTCGTGGCTTCCGCGTGTTTGCCGAAGTGTATGCCACCACCGGCGGCGGGCCGTCTAACGCCACGGAGATGATCATGACCCATATCTACAAGCTGGGCTTTGAACAGTTCGACTACGGCTACGCCTCGGCGGTGTCATTCCTGCTGTTCGCCTTCACGGTGGTGTTAACCATCTGCCATCTGACGCTGAAAAAACGTATCGCACGTTACTAA
- a CDS encoding carbohydrate ABC transporter permease, producing the protein MLSKRWDTAGRWCIYALLLIVFVGPFWGIVATAFSGAPVKPGELLAWPNQFSLENFIFAWQDIGVWQYLLNSILVVFFGTILQVSVSALAAYALARKKFRGVALVSLVILSTMMLPEEVIAIPLYMIINWRLPFIDASLYNSYLGMILPVVGWAFSIFVLTEFMSAIPKELEEAARIDGANEWQIFFHVILPLVKPALGTVVTFGFIMIWDQYLLPLIVVNQDSLNTIPVILGTLRTDESITPNIFIAITLLAMLPSIIVYLGLQKHFNRGIMSGAVKG; encoded by the coding sequence ATGTTAAGTAAACGTTGGGATACCGCAGGTCGCTGGTGCATCTATGCGCTGCTGTTGATTGTTTTTGTTGGACCATTCTGGGGCATCGTCGCGACCGCGTTCAGCGGCGCGCCGGTGAAGCCGGGGGAGCTGCTGGCGTGGCCGAACCAGTTCTCGCTGGAAAACTTTATCTTTGCCTGGCAGGACATTGGCGTCTGGCAGTATCTGCTGAACTCCATCCTGGTGGTGTTCTTCGGCACCATCCTGCAGGTGTCGGTGAGCGCGCTGGCCGCCTATGCGCTGGCGCGTAAAAAGTTTCGCGGCGTGGCGCTGGTGAGCCTGGTCATTCTCTCGACCATGATGCTGCCGGAAGAGGTCATCGCCATTCCGCTGTACATGATCATTAACTGGCGGCTGCCGTTTATTGACGCCTCGCTGTACAACAGCTACCTCGGGATGATCTTGCCGGTGGTCGGCTGGGCGTTCTCCATCTTCGTGCTGACCGAATTTATGTCGGCGATTCCGAAAGAGCTGGAAGAGGCGGCGCGGATTGACGGTGCCAACGAGTGGCAGATTTTCTTCCACGTCATCCTGCCGCTGGTGAAGCCGGCGCTGGGCACGGTGGTCACCTTCGGCTTCATCATGATTTGGGACCAGTATTTATTGCCGCTCATTGTGGTGAACCAGGACAGCCTGAACACCATTCCGGTGATCCTCGGCACGCTGCGTACCGATGAGAGCATCACGCCAAACATTTTTATCGCCATTACGCTGTTAGCGATGCTGCCGAGCATCATCGTCTACCTGGGCCTGCAAAAACATTTCAACCGCGGGATTATGTCCGGCGCGGTCAAAGGATAA
- a CDS encoding ATP-dependent DNA helicase — protein sequence MTDDFAADGQLAQAITGFKPREPQRQMAHAVAQAIDEGQPLVVEAGTGTGKTYAYLAPALRAGKKVIISTGSKALQDQLYSRDLPTVAKALTFTGKLALLKGRSNYLCLERLEQQALAGGDLPVNTLSDVILLRSWANQTLDGDISTCVSVPEDSQAWPLVTSTNDNCLGSDCPQYQDCFVVKARKKAMDADVVVVNHHLFLADMVVKESGFGELIPEADVMIFDEAHQLPDIASQYFGQSLSSRQLLDLAKDVVIAYRTELKDTQQLQKCADRLAQATQDFRLQVGDPGYRGNLRDLLADSAVQRALLLLDDALELCYDVAKLSLGRSALLDAAFERATLYRARLKRLKEINTPGYSYWYECNSRHFTLALTPLTVADKFKEVMAAKPGSWIFTSATLSVNDDLHHFTERLGIEAAHSLLLPSPFDYASQALLCVPRNLPLPNQPGAARHLAAMLKPLIEANDGRCFMLCTSHAMMRDLAEQFRATMTLPVLLQGETSKGQLLQQFVSAGNALLVATSSFWEGVDVRGDTLSLVIIDKLPFTSPDDPLLKARMEDCRLRGGDPFEEVQLPDAVITLKQGVGRLIRDVDDRGVLVICDNRLVMRPYGATFLASLPPAPRTRDIRRAVRFLALSSTR from the coding sequence GTGACGGACGATTTTGCAGCAGACGGCCAGCTTGCGCAGGCGATAACCGGGTTTAAACCGCGTGAACCGCAGCGTCAGATGGCGCACGCCGTCGCTCAGGCGATTGACGAAGGTCAGCCGCTGGTAGTGGAAGCCGGTACGGGTACCGGTAAAACCTACGCCTACCTGGCGCCCGCGCTACGTGCGGGTAAAAAAGTCATTATTTCCACTGGCTCCAAGGCGTTACAGGATCAGCTCTACAGTCGGGATCTGCCCACCGTGGCGAAGGCGCTGACGTTCACCGGTAAGCTGGCGCTGCTGAAAGGGCGCTCAAACTACCTGTGTCTCGAACGTCTGGAGCAGCAGGCGCTGGCGGGCGGCGACCTGCCTGTTAACACCTTGAGCGATGTGATCCTGCTGCGTAGCTGGGCTAACCAGACGCTTGATGGCGATATCAGCACCTGCGTGAGCGTCCCTGAAGACTCCCAGGCCTGGCCGTTGGTCACCAGTACTAATGACAACTGCCTGGGCAGCGATTGCCCGCAGTATCAGGACTGTTTTGTCGTGAAGGCGCGTAAAAAAGCCATGGACGCTGACGTGGTGGTGGTTAACCATCACCTGTTTCTTGCCGACATGGTGGTCAAAGAGAGCGGCTTTGGTGAGCTGATCCCCGAGGCCGATGTGATGATCTTCGATGAAGCCCACCAGTTGCCGGATATCGCCAGCCAGTATTTCGGCCAGTCGCTTTCCAGCCGCCAGCTGCTGGATCTCGCGAAAGACGTGGTTATTGCCTACCGCACTGAACTCAAAGATACCCAGCAGCTACAGAAATGTGCCGACCGCCTGGCGCAGGCGACGCAGGATTTCCGCCTGCAGGTGGGCGACCCGGGCTATCGCGGAAACCTGCGCGATCTGCTGGCGGACAGCGCCGTTCAGCGCGCGCTGCTGCTGCTCGACGATGCGCTTGAGCTGTGTTACGACGTCGCAAAGCTGTCGCTCGGCCGCTCCGCGCTGCTCGACGCCGCCTTTGAACGGGCCACGCTCTACCGTGCGCGGCTTAAGCGGTTAAAAGAGATCAACACACCCGGCTATAGCTACTGGTATGAATGTAATTCCCGCCACTTCACCCTTGCGCTGACGCCGCTGACCGTCGCGGATAAATTCAAAGAAGTGATGGCGGCCAAGCCGGGCAGCTGGATTTTCACCTCTGCCACCCTGTCGGTGAACGACGATCTGCACCATTTTACCGAACGACTGGGCATTGAAGCGGCGCACTCGCTGCTGTTGCCAAGCCCGTTCGACTACGCCAGCCAGGCGCTGCTCTGCGTGCCGCGCAATCTGCCGCTGCCCAATCAGCCCGGCGCCGCGCGCCATCTGGCCGCGATGCTTAAGCCGCTGATTGAGGCCAACGACGGGCGCTGCTTTATGCTGTGCACCTCGCACGCCATGATGCGCGATCTCGCCGAGCAGTTCCGCGCCACCATGACCCTGCCGGTGTTGTTACAAGGTGAAACCAGTAAAGGCCAACTTCTGCAACAATTTGTCAGCGCCGGGAACGCCCTGCTGGTTGCCACCAGCAGCTTCTGGGAAGGGGTTGATGTGCGCGGCGATACGCTTTCTCTGGTGATTATCGACAAGCTGCCGTTTACCTCGCCGGACGATCCGCTGCTGAAGGCGCGAATGGAAGACTGTCGTCTGCGTGGCGGCGATCCGTTTGAGGAGGTGCAGCTCCCTGATGCGGTCATTACCCTCAAGCAGGGCGTGGGCCGCTTGATCCGCGACGTTGACGATCGCGGCGTGCTGGTGATTTGTGATAACCGTCTGGTGATGCGCCCTTATGGGGCAACGTTCCTCGCCAGCCTGCCGCCGGCCCCGCGCACCCGCGATATTCGCCGGGCGGTGCGATTCCTGGCGCTGTCATCGACGCGGTAA
- a CDS encoding Slp family lipoprotein produces MAGKKFIVRGAIAGLIAVALSGCVSVPDAIQGSSPTPQQDLVRVMAAPQLYVGQESRFGGTVVGIENQQGHTRLEIATVPLDSGARPILGEASRGRIYADVNGFLDPVDFRSQLVTVVGPIVGTVEGKVGTTKYNFLHVQVTGYKRWRVTQQVVMPPQPIDPWVFGPHPWNYGYGGWGWYNPGPAEVRNVVTE; encoded by the coding sequence ATGGCAGGTAAAAAATTCATCGTTCGTGGCGCCATTGCCGGGCTTATCGCCGTTGCGTTAAGCGGCTGCGTCAGCGTGCCGGATGCCATACAGGGCAGCAGCCCTACGCCGCAGCAGGATCTGGTTCGGGTGATGGCGGCACCACAGCTGTACGTCGGGCAGGAGTCCCGCTTTGGCGGTACGGTGGTGGGAATTGAAAATCAGCAGGGCCATACCCGCCTGGAAATCGCCACGGTACCGCTGGATAGCGGCGCGCGGCCTATTCTGGGCGAAGCCTCGCGTGGGCGTATTTACGCCGACGTTAACGGTTTCCTCGACCCGGTGGATTTCCGCAGCCAGCTGGTGACGGTCGTCGGGCCGATTGTCGGCACCGTTGAGGGCAAAGTGGGCACCACGAAGTACAATTTCCTTCACGTTCAGGTCACCGGCTATAAACGCTGGCGCGTGACCCAGCAGGTGGTGATGCCGCCGCAGCCTATCGACCCGTGGGTCTTTGGCCCGCACCCCTGGAACTACGGCTACGGCGGTTGGGGCTGGTATAACCCCGGCCCGGCTGAAGTACGTAACGTCGTAACGGAATAA
- a CDS encoding ABC transporter ATP-binding protein: MGSVVLNNVRKSYGEAHVIKDVSLTIPDGEFCVLVGPSGCGKSTLLRMIAGLEEISGGEVHINERNVTDVEPKLRDIAMVFQSYALYPQMTVRENMGFALKMARLPKGEINDKVNEAASLLGLGPLLERLPKDLSGGQRQRVAMGRAIVRKPQVFLFDEPLSNLDAKLRTQVRGEIRDLHRRLKTTSVYVTHDQIEAMTMGQMIVVLRDGRIEQAGTPLELYDQPANLFVAGFIGSPEINQLPGEVVLNGSVTSLRLKDGSLLALPTGMQVKHGQQVVYAIRPEQVNVVHEARDDALAAKVTAVENTGSDMQLFCDTGGGAFTSVFKQRLAVKEGDNIWLQPKLSGVHLFDAQSGQRIACLEEQ; encoded by the coding sequence ATGGGATCCGTTGTACTGAATAACGTGCGTAAATCATACGGCGAGGCACACGTCATTAAAGATGTGTCGTTGACTATTCCTGACGGCGAGTTTTGCGTTCTGGTGGGTCCGAGCGGCTGCGGCAAGTCAACGCTGCTGCGGATGATTGCCGGTCTGGAAGAGATTTCCGGCGGCGAAGTGCATATTAACGAGCGGAACGTCACTGACGTGGAGCCAAAACTGCGCGATATTGCGATGGTATTTCAGAGCTACGCGCTCTATCCGCAGATGACGGTGCGTGAAAACATGGGATTTGCCCTGAAAATGGCGCGTTTGCCGAAAGGCGAAATTAACGACAAAGTGAACGAAGCCGCGTCGCTGCTGGGGCTGGGACCGCTGTTGGAGCGTCTGCCGAAGGACCTTTCCGGCGGCCAGCGTCAGCGCGTGGCGATGGGGCGCGCTATCGTGCGTAAACCGCAGGTGTTCCTGTTTGATGAACCGCTCTCTAACCTGGATGCCAAGCTGCGTACCCAGGTGCGCGGCGAGATTCGCGACCTGCACCGACGCCTGAAAACCACCTCGGTATACGTGACCCACGATCAGATTGAAGCCATGACTATGGGCCAGATGATTGTGGTGCTGCGCGATGGTCGTATCGAACAGGCCGGGACGCCGCTGGAGCTGTATGACCAGCCGGCCAATCTGTTCGTTGCTGGTTTTATCGGATCGCCTGAAATCAACCAACTGCCGGGCGAAGTGGTGCTCAATGGCAGCGTCACCAGCCTGCGTCTGAAGGATGGTTCGCTGCTGGCGCTGCCGACGGGCATGCAGGTCAAACATGGCCAGCAGGTGGTGTATGCGATTCGCCCGGAACAGGTCAACGTGGTGCACGAGGCGCGCGATGATGCGCTGGCGGCAAAGGTCACGGCGGTGGAAAACACCGGCTCAGACATGCAGCTGTTCTGCGACACCGGCGGCGGCGCTTTTACTTCGGTCTTTAAGCAGCGCCTGGCGGTGAAAGAGGGCGATAATATCTGGCTGCAGCCGAAGCTCTCCGGCGTGCATTTGTTCGACGCACAAAGCGGCCAGCGCATAGCATGCCTGGAGGAACAATAA
- a CDS encoding alginate lyase family protein: MSSIPRQGLLGIALLCSGLSASLYAAEPYTLDAKDLAFSRQQIAAKDPLFVQAEGALLKKADLALKHPLFSVMDKSLVAASGNKHDYYSFPPYWWPNPDTQDGLPYIRKDGQTNPDANSDATDKNRLVKMSNDVSTLALAWYFSHDDRYAQKAAAQIKSWFLDPKTYMTPNLQHAQAIPGINTGRGIGIIDSRALVEVVDAIAILQPSGVLSDKEIGELKTWFGDFYHWMTTSQNGFEEENWHNNHGTYFDMQAATFALFSGNADEAKKRLYITQLRRIAGQFDIEGRQMAELERTRPWHYSNFNLDAYNRLGRLGEKAGVDIWNFTLDDHSLRKGYQYIAGFINSDAAWPWKDLDKMDDKKALRNLASAAHAWPDDAQFREKARWLRAKYPDDITTLIAPLPASTEARENQ, translated from the coding sequence ATGAGTTCAATACCACGTCAAGGACTATTAGGCATTGCCTTACTCTGTTCCGGGCTGAGCGCGTCGCTGTACGCCGCCGAACCGTACACGCTGGATGCTAAAGATCTGGCCTTCAGCCGTCAGCAGATCGCCGCCAAAGACCCGCTGTTCGTGCAGGCCGAAGGCGCGCTGTTGAAAAAGGCGGATCTGGCGCTAAAGCACCCGCTGTTTTCAGTTATGGATAAGTCGCTGGTCGCCGCCAGCGGCAACAAGCACGATTACTACAGCTTCCCGCCTTACTGGTGGCCGAACCCCGACACCCAAGACGGCTTGCCGTACATTCGCAAAGATGGGCAAACCAACCCCGATGCCAACAGCGACGCCACCGACAAAAACCGGCTGGTGAAGATGAGCAACGATGTCTCGACCCTGGCACTGGCCTGGTATTTCTCACATGACGACCGCTACGCACAAAAAGCGGCCGCGCAGATAAAATCCTGGTTCCTCGATCCTAAAACCTACATGACGCCCAATCTCCAGCATGCCCAGGCCATTCCCGGTATTAATACCGGGCGTGGCATTGGGATCATCGACAGCCGGGCGCTGGTTGAGGTGGTTGACGCCATCGCCATTCTGCAGCCGTCCGGTGTGCTCAGCGACAAAGAGATCGGCGAGCTGAAGACGTGGTTCGGTGATTTTTATCACTGGATGACCACCAGCCAGAACGGTTTTGAAGAAGAAAACTGGCACAACAACCACGGGACCTATTTCGATATGCAGGCCGCGACATTTGCGCTGTTCAGCGGCAACGCCGACGAAGCCAAAAAACGGCTGTACATCACCCAGCTACGCCGCATCGCCGGGCAGTTTGACATAGAAGGCCGCCAGATGGCCGAGCTGGAGCGCACGCGTCCCTGGCACTACAGCAACTTTAACCTTGACGCGTATAACCGTCTTGGTCGCCTGGGCGAAAAAGCGGGCGTCGATATCTGGAACTTTACCCTCGACGATCACAGCCTGCGCAAGGGCTACCAATACATCGCCGGCTTTATCAACAGCGACGCCGCCTGGCCGTGGAAAGATCTCGATAAAATGGATGACAAAAAAGCGCTGCGTAACCTTGCAAGCGCCGCTCACGCCTGGCCGGATGACGCACAGTTCCGTGAAAAAGCCCGGTGGCTGCGGGCAAAATATCCTGACGATATCACCACGCTGATTGCCCCGCTGCCAGCGTCGACAGAGGCCAGGGAAAACCAATAA
- the tsaB gene encoding tRNA (adenosine(37)-N6)-threonylcarbamoyltransferase complex dimerization subunit type 1 TsaB translates to MRILAIDTATEACSAALWDDGKTCAHFELCPREHTQRILPIVQDILTEGGVSLTDLDALAFGRGPGSFTGVRIGIGIAQGLALGAELPMIGVSTLATMAQGAWRKQGATRVLAAIDARMGEVYWAEYQRDEQGVWHGEASEAVLKPEAVQQRLSALSGEWATVGTGWAAWPEMAQGTSVTLRDGGVNLPEAEDMLPIACQLLAQGKTVAVDKAEPVYLRNEVAWKKLPGRE, encoded by the coding sequence ATGCGAATTCTGGCTATCGATACTGCCACGGAAGCCTGTTCGGCTGCCCTGTGGGATGATGGTAAAACCTGTGCTCACTTCGAGCTTTGTCCTCGTGAACACACTCAACGTATTCTGCCGATCGTGCAGGATATTCTCACTGAAGGCGGCGTGAGCCTTACCGACCTCGACGCGCTGGCGTTCGGCCGCGGGCCGGGTAGCTTTACCGGCGTGCGTATTGGCATTGGTATTGCGCAGGGGCTGGCGCTGGGCGCCGAGCTGCCGATGATCGGCGTATCCACGCTGGCGACAATGGCGCAGGGGGCGTGGCGCAAACAGGGCGCAACCCGCGTACTGGCTGCTATCGATGCGCGCATGGGCGAAGTGTACTGGGCTGAGTACCAGCGTGATGAGCAGGGCGTATGGCACGGCGAAGCAAGCGAAGCGGTGCTTAAGCCGGAAGCGGTACAGCAGCGCCTGAGCGCCCTGAGCGGCGAATGGGCCACCGTTGGCACCGGCTGGGCCGCATGGCCTGAGATGGCGCAGGGAACAAGCGTGACGCTGCGCGACGGCGGAGTTAACCTGCCTGAGGCCGAAGATATGCTGCCGATTGCCTGTCAGCTACTGGCTCAGGGCAAAACGGTCGCCGTAGACAAAGCGGAACCCGTTTATTTGCGTAATGAAGTTGCGTGGAAGAAACTTCCTGGCCGCGAATGA
- a CDS encoding ABC transporter substrate-binding protein, translating to MSANKLRSLLLLSALGLGVSQSYAATTLNVWIRASNDSKNIYKQEAETFEKKTGIKIEYFNATTDFEQRLARAAAGNALPDLIFNDAASLGQFIQLGIADEIDPKTISGGDQLYPTAWNSTRYIDGKYYGVPTSAQTFALFVRKDWREKLGLPQPKSWEDIQTLAKAFTTQDPDGNGKNDTYGFIMPGSTTRGYASWFMSSFIWQAGGDFVKEHNGTFSASLATPEVAQAMTFMRTMMCEKVTQPGAINATTADVIPSFRSGQSGMFFSGPYHIALFDKDPGKEKFEVVPVVGPKGEATLAEGTTVFMMKSSQQKEAARKFIEFMISPEGQEIGMGKGSQHIPVVRLPVNQNVNVKDVYQDDRWETFARLYNEQGRYVPQIPNWTPVRQVAADGFNRIFADCNSDITAELKKTDEKVNAELAKQNVLAK from the coding sequence ATGTCTGCGAATAAATTACGTTCATTATTACTGCTTTCCGCCCTGGGTCTTGGTGTGAGCCAAAGCTACGCCGCCACGACGCTTAACGTCTGGATCCGCGCCAGCAACGATTCGAAGAATATCTATAAGCAGGAGGCCGAGACGTTCGAGAAGAAGACCGGGATAAAAATTGAATACTTCAATGCCACGACCGACTTCGAGCAGCGCCTGGCGCGTGCGGCGGCGGGCAACGCCCTACCTGATTTGATCTTCAACGATGCGGCTTCTTTGGGCCAGTTTATACAGCTCGGTATTGCTGATGAGATCGACCCGAAAACCATCAGCGGCGGCGACCAGCTTTATCCTACCGCCTGGAACAGCACCCGTTATATCGATGGCAAGTACTACGGTGTACCGACCTCGGCGCAAACCTTCGCGCTGTTTGTGCGCAAGGACTGGCGTGAAAAGCTGGGTCTGCCGCAGCCGAAAAGCTGGGAGGATATTCAGACGCTGGCCAAAGCGTTTACCACCCAGGATCCGGACGGCAACGGTAAAAACGATACCTACGGCTTTATCATGCCGGGCTCCACCACGCGCGGCTACGCCAGCTGGTTTATGAGCAGCTTTATCTGGCAGGCGGGCGGTGATTTCGTCAAAGAACATAACGGGACGTTCAGCGCCTCGCTGGCTACGCCGGAGGTCGCGCAGGCGATGACCTTTATGCGCACCATGATGTGCGAGAAGGTGACTCAGCCGGGGGCGATTAACGCGACGACTGCCGACGTGATCCCGTCGTTCCGTTCCGGGCAGAGCGGGATGTTCTTCAGCGGCCCGTACCATATTGCGCTGTTTGATAAAGACCCGGGTAAGGAGAAATTCGAAGTGGTGCCGGTTGTCGGGCCGAAAGGCGAAGCGACCCTCGCCGAAGGAACCACCGTCTTTATGATGAAAAGCAGCCAGCAGAAAGAGGCGGCGCGCAAATTTATTGAATTCATGATCTCGCCGGAAGGGCAGGAGATCGGGATGGGCAAGGGCAGCCAGCATATTCCGGTGGTGCGCCTGCCGGTGAACCAGAATGTCAACGTGAAGGACGTCTATCAGGACGACCGCTGGGAGACTTTTGCCCGCCTGTATAACGAGCAGGGCCGTTACGTACCGCAAATCCCTAACTGGACGCCGGTGCGTCAGGTCGCTGCCGACGGTTTCAACCGTATCTTTGCTGACTGTAACAGCGATATTACCGCAGAGCTGAAAAAGACGGACGAGAAGGTCAATGCCGAGCTGGCGAAACAAAATGTGCTGGCTAAATAA
- a CDS encoding RidA family protein → MTIVRIDAEARWSDVVIHNQTLYYTGVPTNLDADAFEQTANTLAQIDAVLEKQGSNKSRILDATLFLADGDDFAAMNKAWDAWVVAGHAPVRCTVQAKLMNPKYKVEIKIIAAV, encoded by the coding sequence ATGACAATTGTACGTATCGACGCCGAAGCGCGCTGGTCTGATGTTGTGATCCACAACCAGACCCTCTACTACACCGGCGTACCGACAAACCTGGACGCTGATGCGTTTGAGCAGACGGCAAATACGCTGGCGCAGATTGACGCGGTGCTGGAAAAACAGGGCAGCAATAAGTCGCGCATTCTCGACGCCACCCTCTTCCTGGCGGACGGCGATGATTTTGCCGCCATGAATAAAGCGTGGGATGCGTGGGTGGTTGCCGGTCACGCGCCGGTGCGTTGCACCGTGCAGGCGAAGCTGATGAACCCGAAATATAAGGTTGAGATTAAGATTATCGCCGCGGTGTAA